The Ovis aries strain OAR_USU_Benz2616 breed Rambouillet chromosome 6, ARS-UI_Ramb_v3.0, whole genome shotgun sequence genome includes a window with the following:
- the GPRIN3 gene encoding G protein-regulated inducer of neurite outgrowth 3 — protein sequence MGTVPDPLRSAKTSLIAASGEEEGLGEVQAASPQPRPEVLCENTNGLSSTPAEPDLSPRTAAKALMQAGEHVPSQPAMPSPDIVSEVGKASPTVNSPGNTQLSGGREPTAPALCSAAGKDLKCAAFTMPASQHIHPVVPGNQPNASPQAGPEDALVKSQRTADGGQPEKSSCPVGVICGKDQVPCDFPSQETVQGMVQTEDTAARASSPTCATVGGPDAERQQAVCTSQTRSCGSPTGEDGCSGNKPPSAATSDTQAMTSVIPQPSHLPSNGSMFPPDPEKVPLAAQPQVSRFKEASTMTSQAENEIKKTPPRAQQDAEVQAVASVESRSASTSPSILAAFLKETPAPERFEQEQLRVICHGSANHTLELSENTLAPREAGQCRDLMPAVHIQTATAVSAAFQGESKSGSLPGEVLKTSAMNTSSRDAQETCKEDGKSAGMTLAGQELSFRQLSGTSSNSLKAGPSDQISLSARRQVETGHGLGKCETKPSEFAVATTSGHKPDPDCKLSDSCGPASKADQSRSLDLTNQRDAREKKLASPQIMKEQESPCIDILEVRARAEAKSLLLNPKSQESGGVASGPSPTPSPVRRSQEGTGEETRQTKTAASLSLPSDAIGDSSPGSGKRTPSRSVKASPRRASRVSEFLKEQKLNVTAAAAQVGLTPGEKKKQLSAESKLQLKQSKRVRDVVWDEQGMTWEVYGASLDPESLGIAIQNHLQRQIREHEKLIKAQSGQSRRSISSDTSSNKKLKGRQHGVFQSMLQNFRRPSCCIRPAPSSVLD from the coding sequence ATGGGGACTGTACCTGACCCTCTGAGATCAGCCAAAACATCCCTGATTGCAGCTTCTGGAGAAGAAGAGGGCCTGGGAGAGGTGCAGGCTGCCTCACCCCAGCCTCGACCAGAAGTCCTGTGTGAGAACACCAATGGCCTTTCCAGCACTCCTGCAGAGCCAGATCTCAGCCCCAGAACAGCTGCCAAGGCCCTGATGCAGGCCGGTGAGCATGTGCCCTCGCAGCCAGCCATGCCCTCTCCTGACATTGTCAGTGAGGTGGGGAAAGCATCTCCCACAGTCAACTCTCCTGGCAATACTCAGCTGTCAGGGGGCAGAGAGCCCACAGCACCAGCCCTGTGTTCTGCAGCAGGCAAGGATCTAAAATGTGCAGCATTTACAATGCCAGCCAGTCAACACATCCACCCGGTTGTTCCAGGTAACCAGCCCAATGCCAGCCCCCAAGCAGGGCCTGAAGATGCCCTGGTGAAATCACAGAGAACTGCAGATGGAGGGCAACCTGAGAAGTCAAGTTGTCCAGTGGGGGTCATCTGTGGCAAAGATCAAGTGCCCTGTGATTTTCCTTCTCAAGAAACAGTGCAGGGAATGGTGCAAACTGAAGATACCGCAGCCAGGGCGTCCAGTCCTACTTGCGCTACTGTAGGTGGACCCGACGCAGAAAGGCAGCAAGCTGTCTGCACTTCCCAGACAAGGTCCTGTGGCTCTCCAACAGGAGAAGATGGATGTTCAGGGAACAAACCGCCCTCTGCCGCCACCTCAGACACCCAGGCCATGACTTCGGTGATTCCTCAACCATCCCACCTCCCTAGCAACGGATCGATGTTTCCTCCAGATCCAGAGAAGGTGCCGCTGGCAGCACAGCCTCAAGTGTCAAGATTTAAAGAAGCAAGTACAATGACCAGCCAAGCTGAAAATGAGATCAAGAAAACCCCGCCCAGGGCTCAGCAAGATGCCGAGGTGCAGGCAGTGGCGAGTGTCGAGAGCAGATCGGCATCCACCAGCCCCAGCATCCTCGCTGCATTCTTAAAGGAAACCCCTGCTCCAGAGCGGTTCGAACAAGAACAGCTGCGTGTCATTTGCCACGGCAGTGCGAACCACACATTGGAGCTCTCTGAGAACACCCTAGCCCCCCGGGAGGCTGGTCAGTGCCGTGACCTCATGCCAGCGGTACACATCCAGACAGCTACAGCTGTTTCTGCAgctttccaaggagaaagtaaATCAGGGAGCCTACCGGGGGAGGTCCTTAAAACCTCAGCCATGAACACGTCATCCCGTGATGCTCAGGAGACGTGTAAAGAAGACGGGAAATCAGCGGGAATGACCCTAGCGGGGCAAGAGCTTTCCTTTAGACAGCTTTCGGGTACTAGTTCTAACTCCCTGAAAGCTGGCCCCAGTGACCAGATTTCTCTTAGCGCACGACGTCAAGTTGAAACAGGTCATGGATTAGGGAAATGTGAAACGAAGCCATCTGAGTTTGCAGTGGCAACCACCAGTGGCCACAAACCAGACCCCGACTGCAAACTCTCCGACTCCTGTGGCCCTGCCAGCAAAGCCGACCAGTCCAGGAGCTTGGATCTCACAAATCAAAGGGATGCAAGAGAGAAAAAGCTTGCGTCTCCTCAGATAATGAAAGAACAAGAATCTCCTTGCATCGATATCCTGGAGGTGAGGGCAAGGGCAGAAGCCAAAAGCCTACTGCTCAATCCTAAATCTCAAGAAAGTGGAGGCGTGGCATCAGGTCCCAGCCCTACACCCTCCCCAGTTAGAAGGAGCCAGGAGGGCACCGGGGAAGAAACCAGACAGACCAAGACAGCTGCCAGCCTAAGCCTGCCGTCGGATGCCATTGGGGACTCTAGTCCTGGCTCTGGCAAAAGGACCCCTTCTCGCTCCGTCAAAGCCAGCCCCCGCCGAGCCAGCCGAGTCAGCGAGTTCCTCAAGGAGCAGAAGTTAAACGTGACGGCTGCCGCCGCCCAGGTGGGACTCACTCCAGGAGAGAAGAAGAAGCAGCTGAGTGCCGAGTCCAAGCTCCAGTTAAAACAGTCCAAGCGTGTCCGGGACGTGGTGTGGGACGAGCAGGGCATGACCTGGGAGGTGTATGGCGCTTCCCTGGACCCGGAGTCCCTGGGCATTGCCATACAGAACCATTTACAAAGACAAATCAGAGAACACGAGAAGTTAATCAAAGCTCAAAGCGGCCAGAGCCGGAGGTCCATCTCCTCAGATACTTCTTCTAATAAAAAGCTCAAAGGCAGGCAGCACGGCGTTTTCCAGTCCATGCTGCAGAACTTTCGACGCCCCAGCTGCTGCATTCGTCCTGCTCCTTCTTCTGTGCTGGACTGA